Proteins encoded together in one Haloplanus vescus window:
- a CDS encoding DUF7114 family protein, with amino-acid sequence MDDAVRARRAATDALADIEPERLREVLRDRLADASMTPSVLTLVSARTLDSAVDIDPLAERAAGVQLIYEGLRLTRVLAHDEPWTDGDADAERADLDILAADVLVSRGFYLLARTETAERAVEVVRAFGRDQTRRRADDADTAALDRNLEADVFALAVAAGTTAVGVAPGEDLLDYASGLAREFEGELPPPDAALPETTPDRILALTDGDAAPAADP; translated from the coding sequence ATGGACGACGCCGTACGGGCCCGGCGTGCCGCCACCGACGCGCTCGCCGACATCGAACCCGAACGGCTCCGCGAGGTGCTTCGCGACCGACTCGCGGACGCCTCGATGACGCCCAGTGTCTTGACGCTCGTGAGCGCTCGCACGCTCGATTCGGCCGTCGACATCGACCCCCTCGCCGAACGCGCCGCGGGCGTCCAACTCATCTACGAGGGCCTGCGCCTCACTCGCGTCCTCGCCCACGACGAACCGTGGACCGACGGCGACGCGGACGCCGAACGCGCCGACCTCGATATCCTCGCCGCCGACGTCCTCGTCTCTCGGGGCTTCTACCTCCTCGCGCGCACCGAGACGGCCGAACGCGCCGTCGAAGTCGTTCGCGCCTTCGGCCGCGACCAGACTCGCCGCCGCGCCGACGACGCCGACACGGCGGCGCTCGACCGCAACCTCGAAGCCGACGTGTTCGCCCTCGCCGTCGCCGCCGGGACGACGGCCGTCGGCGTCGCGCCGGGGGAGGACCTCCTCGACTACGCCTCTGGCCTCGCCCGGGAGTTCGAGGGCGAGTTGCCGCCGCCGGACGCCGCCCTCCCGGAGACGACGCCCGACCGCATCCTCGCGCTGACGGACGGCGACGCCGCCCCGGCCGCCGACCCGTAA
- a CDS encoding winged helix-turn-helix transcriptional regulator, translated as MSEATVNQESTGSEAVDERTLFSLLGRAHTLAILNEFVSKDGQSIRFGVLQDTLELSPNTLSRRLDELVEAGFLERTQYDEIPPRVEYEPTEMVDDLAPVFQKLEIWMERHGSDQLECF; from the coding sequence ATGAGCGAGGCTACTGTAAATCAGGAGTCAACAGGGAGTGAAGCGGTTGATGAGAGGACACTCTTTTCACTTCTCGGGCGGGCACATACCTTAGCAATCCTCAACGAGTTCGTCTCCAAAGACGGGCAGTCAATTCGTTTCGGCGTGCTTCAAGACACGCTCGAACTGTCGCCGAATACACTCTCCCGGCGACTCGACGAACTTGTCGAAGCTGGGTTCCTTGAACGAACACAGTATGACGAAATTCCCCCGCGAGTAGAATATGAGCCGACGGAGATGGTAGACGATCTCGCGCCCGTTTTTCAGAAACTGGAGATATGGATGGAACGGCATGGTTCAGATCAACTGGAGTGTTTCTGA
- a CDS encoding NAD+ synthase, giving the protein MSNESVIVEASAPLDLRLSDPELETAREHITDFIQSTVDGAGADGAVLGLSGGIDSTLTAHLAVDALGADRVHGLVMPSEVNTADNMSDAERVARDLGIDYDVIDIGPIYDAFVEAFPGDTTATDIETDPLRTAAGNVRVRIRAVLNYFVANAEGRVVLGTGNRSETLTGYFTKYGDGAVDCHPIGNLYKQQVRQLADHLGVEEDLVTKTPSAEMWTGQTDETEMGLGYDTLDAILALHVDGPLSKSATIRHLDVTADQVERVVELYERSRHKRSMPPAPEPLHL; this is encoded by the coding sequence ATGAGTAACGAATCCGTCATCGTGGAAGCGTCGGCACCGCTCGACCTCCGTCTCTCGGACCCGGAACTGGAGACCGCACGCGAGCACATCACGGACTTCATCCAGTCGACCGTGGACGGCGCCGGCGCCGACGGGGCCGTACTCGGACTCTCCGGCGGCATCGACAGCACGCTGACCGCCCACCTCGCCGTCGACGCCCTCGGCGCGGACCGCGTTCACGGCCTCGTGATGCCGAGCGAGGTGAACACCGCCGACAACATGAGCGACGCCGAACGCGTCGCCCGCGACCTCGGCATCGACTACGACGTCATCGACATCGGTCCCATCTACGACGCCTTCGTCGAGGCGTTCCCCGGCGACACGACGGCGACGGACATCGAGACGGACCCGCTTCGGACCGCCGCCGGGAACGTCCGCGTGCGGATTCGGGCCGTCCTCAACTACTTCGTCGCCAACGCGGAGGGGCGGGTCGTCCTCGGCACCGGCAACCGGAGCGAGACGCTCACGGGCTACTTCACGAAGTACGGCGACGGCGCCGTCGACTGCCACCCCATCGGCAACCTCTACAAACAGCAGGTTCGCCAACTTGCCGACCACCTCGGCGTTGAGGAAGACCTCGTGACCAAGACGCCCTCCGCGGAGATGTGGACCGGCCAGACCGACGAGACGGAGATGGGCCTGGGATACGACACGCTCGACGCCATCCTCGCACTCCACGTCGACGGCCCGCTCTCGAAGTCGGCGACGATTCGCCACCTCGACGTGACCGCCGACCAGGTCGAGCGCGTCGTCGAGCTGTACGAACGGAGCCGACACAAGCGCTCGATGCCGCCCGCACCCGAGCCACTCCACCTGTAG
- a CDS encoding M48 family metalloprotease, which produces MFALQSAPPSLGPPAVTFVVLLVVGVVVGAVGSAVARRLSNPVSKYRLLYVGVLFPYALLAYGALALLGLGGAVSAALGVGAPVATHLADFVTLLAAGVVGLGAYGPTVRGVCAVRDIDLSTATALRQMARFVVGMSVLVTVAIAPLQGGGVGPFELVGVFAVLLVVGVGGAPWLIPLIRSTTDLDSETRDRLATLRERAGLDVRDAVALDTDDAETANVHVRGPPGYRRLFVTTTFLDRFDDATATALLAIQAGHVRTHLLAARIATVILAAVPLVAAVAGARRRWLLLGAALLVTVVGFWYTRRCIRRADDVAAERVDADAVADALERYADVHGMDPSRRRVPNPLSTNVPLGDRIDRLRTRASENSVAQG; this is translated from the coding sequence GTGTTCGCCCTCCAGTCTGCCCCGCCGTCGCTCGGCCCGCCAGCAGTGACGTTCGTCGTCCTCCTCGTCGTCGGCGTCGTCGTCGGCGCCGTCGGAAGCGCCGTCGCGCGACGGCTTTCGAACCCCGTCTCGAAGTACCGACTCCTCTACGTGGGCGTCCTCTTTCCCTACGCCCTCCTCGCCTACGGCGCCCTCGCACTCCTCGGCCTCGGCGGTGCCGTCAGCGCCGCGCTGGGGGTGGGCGCACCGGTCGCGACGCATCTCGCGGACTTCGTGACGCTGCTCGCGGCGGGCGTCGTCGGGCTCGGTGCCTACGGACCGACGGTCCGCGGCGTCTGTGCCGTTCGCGACATCGACCTCTCGACGGCCACGGCGCTGCGACAGATGGCCCGGTTCGTCGTCGGGATGAGCGTGCTCGTGACCGTGGCCATCGCGCCGCTCCAGGGCGGTGGCGTGGGGCCGTTCGAACTCGTCGGCGTCTTCGCCGTCCTCCTCGTCGTCGGCGTCGGCGGTGCGCCGTGGCTCATCCCGCTGATTCGGTCGACGACGGACCTCGATAGCGAGACGCGCGACCGACTCGCGACCCTGCGAGAGCGGGCGGGACTCGACGTGCGCGACGCCGTGGCGCTTGACACCGACGACGCGGAGACGGCGAACGTCCACGTCCGTGGCCCGCCAGGCTACCGACGGCTGTTCGTCACGACCACCTTCCTCGACCGCTTCGACGACGCGACGGCGACGGCTCTCCTCGCGATACAGGCCGGGCACGTCCGCACGCATCTCCTCGCGGCGCGCATCGCGACGGTCATCCTCGCCGCGGTCCCACTCGTCGCCGCCGTGGCGGGCGCACGACGGCGCTGGCTGCTACTCGGCGCGGCGCTTCTCGTCACGGTCGTCGGCTTCTGGTACACGCGCCGATGCATTCGACGGGCGGACGACGTGGCCGCGGAGCGAGTGGATGCCGACGCCGTCGCCGACGCCCTCGAACGCTACGCCGACGTGCACGGGATGGACCCCTCTCGGCGACGCGTCCCGAACCCGCTCTCGACGAACGTCCCACTCGGCGACCGAATCGACCGCCTCCGAACGCGGGCCAGCGAGAATAGCGTCGCTCAGGGCTGA
- a CDS encoding NAD(P)-binding domain-containing protein, which yields MKIGIIGAGNIGGTVAQHFVDAGHEVMISNSRGPETLTDLVDELGPNAQAGTVSEAADFGDIAMEAIPFSAYESLPADALSGKIVISAANYYPARDGMMDLAETHTDTIAEHLEDSRVVKAFNETYWETLRDGQRPDADLDDRLAIFLAGDDEEAKEVVAGLIKDIGFAPVDAGPLTEGGRHIEPGSPIYTEPMTASEARTRLAALQTTVAAYEHGYYDPSKEITVQELADELDMSEESLSEQLQQGSEQLISQYLE from the coding sequence ATGAAGATTGGAATTATCGGCGCAGGCAATATTGGCGGGACAGTCGCTCAGCACTTCGTTGACGCAGGGCATGAAGTAATGATCAGTAATTCTCGGGGGCCAGAAACACTCACCGACCTCGTTGACGAACTTGGCCCGAACGCGCAAGCAGGCACAGTCTCTGAGGCCGCCGACTTTGGAGACATCGCCATGGAGGCGATTCCCTTCAGTGCGTATGAATCCCTCCCTGCGGACGCCCTTAGCGGCAAAATCGTGATCAGTGCGGCAAACTACTACCCGGCACGTGACGGGATGATGGACTTAGCGGAGACACATACGGATACCATCGCAGAACATCTCGAAGACTCCCGTGTAGTCAAGGCATTCAACGAGACGTATTGGGAGACCCTCCGAGACGGACAACGGCCAGATGCCGATTTAGATGACCGGCTTGCGATCTTTCTCGCGGGGGATGATGAGGAAGCGAAGGAGGTCGTGGCAGGCCTCATCAAAGATATTGGCTTCGCTCCCGTGGACGCAGGCCCACTCACTGAGGGGGGTCGCCACATCGAGCCGGGGTCGCCCATCTACACCGAACCGATGACGGCGAGCGAGGCTCGGACACGGTTAGCAGCGCTCCAAACGACCGTGGCTGCGTATGAACACGGCTATTACGACCCCTCGAAGGAAATCACAGTTCAAGAGCTGGCCGATGAACTGGATATGAGTGAGGAATCGCTTTCGGAACAGCTTCAACAGGGGTCGGAGCAACTCATCAGTCAATACCTTGAGTGA
- a CDS encoding Nmad3 family putative nucleotide modification protein: MARAVAINVGANTTLPGFRAPVLPDGRFAYLPIPEREPVADEVPTYGDLSPAIDVDLGEVADRPVHLDPEFAGVHGSTTDTYGDNHGVKAGPLSTLDPGDSLFFYATLSLRGDPADAPDFPPEWGAYLIGEFRVERVCSGEEYRDDPAVRERFASNAHAKRESFDAEVLVAGGPGSRLFDRAVPLSAPDAGATAGSFVTDLSSDSGKGPWWRRVLRYDADATARLRAVVDERQP, translated from the coding sequence ATGGCGCGGGCCGTCGCCATCAACGTCGGCGCGAACACGACGCTCCCCGGGTTTCGCGCCCCAGTTCTCCCCGACGGCCGGTTCGCGTACCTCCCCATCCCGGAGCGCGAACCTGTCGCCGACGAAGTGCCCACCTACGGCGACCTCTCGCCGGCGATCGACGTCGACCTCGGTGAAGTAGCTGACCGCCCCGTCCACCTCGACCCGGAGTTCGCGGGCGTCCACGGGTCGACGACCGACACCTACGGCGACAATCACGGCGTGAAAGCCGGGCCGCTCTCGACGCTCGACCCCGGCGACTCGCTCTTTTTCTACGCCACGCTCTCGCTCCGGGGCGACCCCGCCGACGCGCCCGACTTCCCTCCCGAGTGGGGCGCCTACCTCATCGGTGAGTTTCGGGTCGAGCGCGTCTGCTCCGGCGAGGAATATCGCGACGACCCCGCCGTCCGCGAACGGTTCGCGAGCAACGCCCACGCCAAGCGCGAGTCGTTCGACGCCGAGGTGTTGGTGGCCGGCGGGCCGGGGTCGCGGCTGTTCGACCGTGCCGTCCCGCTGAGTGCCCCCGATGCCGGGGCGACGGCGGGGTCGTTCGTCACCGACCTCTCCAGCGACTCGGGGAAGGGACCGTGGTGGCGGCGCGTGCTCCGCTACGACGCGGACGCGACGGCGCGACTCCGGGCCGTCGTCGACGAGCGTCAGCCCTGA